From Niallia sp. Man26:
ACATGAAATAGATATTTGTGTCGGAATAAATATATAAATTTTATAAAAACATGCAATTATAAGGATTTTTTAAATTCGACAGTAAGTTGGCACAGAAATTGCTTTATAAATAGTGAAACAAAATATTAAGGGAGAATTAAAGAATGGAGAAAAAAATATTTTTAATTTCACACAGTGATTTTGCCGAAGGGATTAAAGGAGCATTAGAGATGATCACGGGAAAACAAGATAATCTTTTTGCGTATTGTTTAAAAGAAGATAATACGCCTAATGTTTTAATTGAGGATATTCGACAAAAAATTAACGAGAATGACCAAGTAATCCTACTGGCAGATATTACTGGAGGAAGTATGTATAATGAAGCAATTTCTCTACTAGTTCTTCCGAATGTCAGATTAATAGGAGGGATGAATTTATCATTATTGTTAAGTCTTGTTTTAGAAGAAAATATAACAGACGAGAATCTAGAAAAGATTATACAGAGTGCAAAAGATGGAATTAAACCAGCTAATATAAGTAAGATTACTGAACAAGATGATTTCTTTAATTAAGGGGGATAATTAATAATGAATAAGTTAATTAGAATAGATGAAAGATTAATCCATGGACAAGTGGCGTTTCTTTGGACTAAGCATTTGAATTTAGACAGAATTTTAGTCGCAAATGACTCTGTAGCAGATAATGAAATTCAAAAAACTTCTTTAATCATGGCTGCAGGAGATAGGGTGAAAGCAAGTATTGTGAAGGTTAAAGAAGCTGTTGAAATCTTAAACGACGAGCGAATTGATAAACTTAAAGTCTTAGTATTGGTAAATAACCCTGAAGATGCCCTATACATTTGTGAGAATGCTACTAATATACCTAAAGTAAATGTTGGGAACTACGGAAGAGTGAGTGGAAAGATAAAAGAAAAGAAAGCGGTTACGGAAAACTTGTATGTAGAAGATAACGATATAAATACTTTTAAGAAAATAATAGATTTAAAGATTCCTTTGGAATACCAATTAGTACCTGATAATACACCGTTAGATTTAACAAGTAAATTTTAAACAATATACAGACATAAAAGGGGGAGCAAGCTATGTTAGTGGAAGCTATACTTATAGCAGTAGTAACGTATTTGGCTAAGTTTTTTTCATTAAGTTTTGCGAATCTACAAATGCGTCCGATTATCCTCGGACCGATAGTAGGATTGGTTTTGGGGGATTTTCAGCAAGGCATAATTATAGGAGCAGCATTAGAAGCTGTATTCTTGGGGATTTTTGGAGTCGGTGGATCACTACCATCAGATACTGAAATGGGAGCAATAATCGGTACTTCTTTTGCCATATTAATGAGCAAAGATGTTGGAGCAGCGGTAGCTCTAGCTGTTCCGGTTGGTTTAATTTCCGTATTTATTTACCAATTGATTAAAATAGTTTGGCATAATGCCGTAGTTTCTATAGTAGATAAAAGTATTGAAAATGGAAATAATCGACGGTTTGAACAGATTCATATATTTGCTGTTATTGTCTTTGGGATACCATATGCTATTATCTCATTTATCGCTATTTTGGTTGGTGTAGAACCAATAAATAACTTAATGAATAATTTGCCTCAAGTAGTTAATGATTTCTTAACTATTGCATCTCGCTTATTGCCTGCTTTAGGATTCGGTTTATTATTAAAGTCTCTATGGGACAAAGAAATTATTGCGTTCTATTTCCTTGGTTTTGGATTAGCAGCATATTTAGGTTTAGATACGATGGGTATTGCTCTATTTGGAACAGTAGTAGCTGTTGTTTACGCAATGAATTATTTTAATAAACAAAAATTAGAACAAAAACTTCGATTAGCTGGTGAAAGCAGTTCTTTGCAGACAAATGAAAGCGCTAAAAATAATAATACAGTAGATGATTTCTTTAACTAGGATAAGGAGGGTAAATAATGGCTAAAAAAATGAAAGCAAAAAATAATAATATAGCTCCCGAAGAAAAGAAAATATTAAAAAAGGTATTTTGGAGATCTTTAACACAATCTGCAGAAATGAATTATGTAAAAATGCAAGGTATCGGTTATGGATTTGCCAGCATTCCTTTTCTAAAACATATTTATAAAGATAATAAAGAGGAATACTACAAGGCACTTGAAAGAAGTTCATCATACTTTAACACTTATCCAGGTTTTGTTCCTTTTATTATGGGTGTTACCCTTTCAATGGAAAAAGAAAACTCAGTAAAAAAGATTGATAATATGGATGAAACTGTTAATGGAATTAAGGTGGGGTTAATGGGACCACTAGCCGGTCTTGGTGACTCTTTCTTTATGGGAACCTTAAGAGTAATAGTTACAGGTATATCTTTAAGCCTAGCAACTGCTGGGAATATATTAGGTCCTATATTATTTTTCTTACTTTTTCATATCCCATTCTTCTTTGTTAGATATTTCGGAACATTTATCGGTTATTCGGTAGGCGCAACTTATATTAAAACAGCAACCGAGAGCGGCTTATTAAAGGCAGTTACAAAAGGTGCCACTATATTGGGACTTATAATGGTAGGTGCGATGACCTTTTTGAATGTTCCCTTTACCTTAGGTTTTACAACCACTATTTCAGGTCAAGAATTTGTCCTTCAAGATATCCTAGACAAAATTATGAAAGGTATACTTCCGCTTTCTCTAGTTTGGTACTGTACACACTTATTAAGAAAAGGAAAAAGTGGGAATTTTGTCTTAATGATTATTGTTGTCTTATCAGCAATATTAGCCGTTCTAGGCATTGCTGTTTAAGAGGTTAAATCATGAATAAGAATGGGGAAAAGTGGTATACAAAATCAGGTGATGAAATACAGGCTCATGGTGGAATGATTTTAAAATTTAATGAAAAATATTATTGGTATGGAGAATATAAGGGAGCACCAAATGTTGAAAATACAACACGTGTAGACTTTATCGGAATATCGTGTTATGAATCGGATAATTTGATTGATTGGGAGTATGTGGGATTAGTTTTACAAGCAGATTGTGAAAATAAGGAAAGTTATTTACATCCTTCTAAAGTAATTGAACGTCCAAAAGTCCTTTATAATGAGAAGACAAAGAAATTTGTTATGTGGTTTCATTATGATACAGCAGATTATCTATATGGGGGGCTGGAATTGCAATATCTGATAGCCCTCAAGGACCATTTGAATTAACGAAGGTAATAAAACCTAATCGAAAAGATTGCCGTGACATGACTCTATTCGAAGAAAATGGAAAAGGGTATTTAATTCATAGTAGCGATTTTAACAAAACACTTTATATCTCTGAACTAACAGATGATTTTCTAGATGTAAGCGGCTTATATACTAAAATATTAGTAGATCAAGAAAGGGAGGCACCAGCAATCTTTAAAGCCAATAATTATTATTTTACCATTACATCTGGCTGCAGCGGTTGGTCTCCCAATGCTGCTTTATATTCTAGAACACCTCATCTATTTTCACCGGCTAAATTAATAGATAATCCATGTGAAGGGCCTAATTACCGTAGTACATTTAATGGGCAAGGAACATTTGTCTTTGAAGATAAAGGGGAGTTATTCTTCATGGTAGATCATTGGGTCCCTAAAAATTTACGTGACTCTGGTTACAGTATCTTACCTATTAAAGTCAATAATCGAGAAATAACAGTATCTTGGACAGAAACTCCCTTTTCTAGAGACTAATTTTTATCCAGAAACAAATCTCTCTATGTATATATGTTATGAAAGGAGAAAGAAGATGCGAATTGAACTGAATCTGGGGCAGAAGCAAAGTCAGAAACTTATTATGACACAGTCATTACAACAATCCATTGAAATTCTTCGTTTTAGTAATGAAGAATTAAATGAATTTCTTCAAGAGAAATCTTTAGAAAACCCATTTCTCGATGTGAATATAGTAAGTGATTTTGTGAATGTTCCAGTTCGGTCTTCAAATCAAAATGCTTCTCACAGTAAGGAACCTATTGACATTTATCATATAAAAGATAAAAATATCTCTTTGCGTGACTACCTAATAAGTCAAATTAATTTGGAATTTGATGATACGTTTTTGAGGAAAATTATTTTATATTTAACAGAAAACCTTGATGCAAATGGTTATCTAGATATAAATTTAGAAGAAGCACAGCAACAAACCGCTGCTAGTATTGAAATATTAACTAAAGCACTTAGTTTGTTGCAACAATTAGATCCCCCTGGGGTTGGAGCAAGGAATTTGCAAGAATGTTTGCTGCTACAAGTACAACGAATTGGAGAGAAATCTCCACCTTGTACATACGAAATATTAAAGGATAATTTTGACGATTTTGTTCATAAAAGATGGGCGAAAATTGCAGAGATTTATAGATTAGAGCTAAACAAAATACAAAAAATTGCTGATTTCATACGAAATTTATCTCCTTATCCAGGTGGTAATTTTGGTGAAGTCGATAAAAATTATATTGTTCCAGATGTTATTGTACATATTGAGAATAATAATATTACCCTTTCATCTAATAAGTCGGGTAAACAAAAAATCATTTTTAGATCAAAGTACTTTGATAAAATTAGTAAATTAAAAGACGAAGAAGTACAAACCTATTTGAAAGAAAAGAAAGATGATTTTGATTTATTGCAAAAAAATATTATACAAAGAGATAATACTATTCTGCGGGTAAGTAACGAGATAGTGAATATTCAACATGAGTTTTTCTTAAATCCTAGCAACCCATTAAAAGCTCTAAAATTAAAAGACATTGCTAAAAAATTAGAACTACATGAATCCACAGTGAGTCGTGCAGTAAATGGTAAATACCTGCAAACTAATTTTGGCGTTTTTGAATTAAAGTATTTTTTTAATGCAGGGTTGGCACAAAAAAATGTAAAGGAAGATATTTCAACAGCAAAAATAAAACAAAGAATTAAAGAGTTCGTTAAAGAGGAAAATAAAAGAAAACCTTTATCCGATCAAAAAATAGTTGAATTAATTAAAAAGGAAGGTATTCAAATCTCAAGAAGGGCGATTGCAAAGTATAGGGAAGAATTAAATATACCCTCTTCTACTAATAGGAGAAGATATGATTAAAGAATGGATAAATTTGAAATAAACTATTATTTACAGATAATGAAGTTTGTTAAAGCATAAATCTAAAAAGATTTATGCTTTATTTGTAAATTTAGTTGGGTGGGAAAGCTTTACAATTTTAAATAATATAATTATTTTTCATGTCCCTTTAAAATACTGCTTTGGATTTGTGTATCATTCATGTTTACACTAAAAAATTAGGCAAGTTAATTAAGTTTTCATTTACGTCCAAAAGAACGACTAAAACTTTGTCCCGATTGCACCATTTGGCGTACAATCTTTAAACGCCGAGATTCATATTCCTGTAGGGCCACATTTGCTGAATTTCCTTTAATCCCCATTTCAATACAGCTAGCTAAAGTGTCAGCATCTCTTAATGAAGAATTGAATCCTTTTGCAGTAAGGGGTGTTAATACGTGTGCTGCATCTCCTACCAATGCTATACGTCCACGTGCAAGGTTATCAGGAACGTATTCGGCGATTGGAATTCCCGTAAGGTTACGTGTTTTAATGCTATGATTAATAGCGGATAACCAAGGTTGCTCCCATCTTTGATTAGCTTGATTTACTAGTTCAATTAGTGTCTGTTCTGGAATGTCGGTCCCATTAAGTGAATGTTTAACAACCATTCCATCCACACATCCTAGCTCACGCAATAAATCGTTACGAGTATTATCGTACCAAGCCCATCCTAACCGTCGATTTCCTAGCTCGTACGAACCGTCTTCAGCACCAACAATAGATCCAAGTAAAAAATCACCGATTCCATCTGGCATAACAAATCTAGGAGCATAGAGGCTTGGGCGATATTCATTAGGTATATCCTTCTCATCTACAATACCTACCCATATCAAGTATCCCGCAAAGGTTGCGTTTGGGTTGTGCGGTGCAACATGACGACGTACAATACTACGATGTCCATCGGCCCCAATTACAATATCTCCAAGGAAGGTTTCGCCCTTATCCGTAACTACCCACGCTGAGTTTTCATCTTGATTCACAGTTTGGATGCGAGTATTGTAGTGTAAGTCAATCCTAGGATTTGCTAAAGCCTCTTTGCGTAATCGGAACTCTATTGATGTCCAAGCCTCAGCAGATTTAATCCCACCTGATGCGAGACTTCTAAGGAATTTAGCTGTTTTAGTTTGATCAATTTCTCCACTGTCAACCTGAAGTCCAGCTCCATTTCGTCGTTCCACACTAGCTCTCTCTAAAATGGTAACGTTTATTCCAGTTCGCGACAGAGCAATTGCTGTCATTAATCCTGAAAGCGACGCACCTACCACTATTGCAGACTGTTTTTCATGGTTAATTTTAAAATTTCCGATCATTTCATCACTCCTATTTAAATTATGTGTTAGAACTATGTAATTAGGAGAGAGGATAAATCAAACCAATATTCTACATATGGAGAGCCGAATTTCATCGGCTTTTCCATATGTAGAAATAGTAAAGTAATCATAGGTTAGATAAATCATCAATTGTGACCAGAAATTGGGTGAGGTACATAGGGTTTTTCGAGTAATGCGATATCTTCAGTAGTTAATTTAACAGATAAGGAACCTAATGCATCTTGAAGATGGGATATTTTTGTAGCTCCGACAATAGGAGACGTTACTTGTTCTTTTTGTAACAACCAAGCAAGAGCAATATGAGAACGTGGAACACCATATTTTTTGGCAATCAAAGATACTTGTTCCACAATTTCTTTATCGGCTTCAGCTGTCGAATCATATTTAATTTTTTGTACGCGATCAGTTTCAGAACGGTGTGTTTTTTCTGACCAATCTCTGGTTAATCTTCCAGAAGCAAGTGGACTATAAGGAGTTACTCCAATCTTCTCTTCCTTGCATAGCGGAAGCATTTCTCTTTCGTCTTCACGATAAATTAGGTTTAGGTGGTTCTGCATGGAAACGAACTTAGTCCAACCATTTTTTTCAGCAACATACAAAGCCTTTTGAAACTGCCATGCAAACATAGCTGAGGCACCAATATATCTAGCTTTTCCAGACTTAACTACATCATTAAGTGCTTCCATTGTTTCTTCAATAGGAGTGTCGTAATCCCAACGATGGATAATGTACAGGTCAACGTAATCAGTTTCTAATCTTTTAAGACTTTTATCAATTTCGCTCATAATAGATTTTCTGGATAATCCCTTACCATTAGGACCTTGATGCATTTGATTATATACTTTTGTTGCTATAACAACTTCATCTCTATTAGCGTAATCTTTTAATGCTCGGCCAATAATTTCTTCACTTATACCATTTGAATAAACATTGGCAGTATCAAAGAAATTAATCCCTAATTCAATGGCCTTTTTAATAATAGGACGAGAATTATCTTCGTCTAATGCCCAAGGGTGAACCCAACCCTTTGGGTCACCAAATCCCATAGTGCCAAGGCATATTCTAGAAACATCTAACCCGGTATTCCCCAGTTTTGTATATTCCATTGTTTTTTCCTCACTTTCTATTTGTCCTCAATTGATTTTATAATTCTCCTAAAATTAACATAAGAAACTGTTTGGATTGTAGCTAAACTTTTTCAACTTTCCTCCTTCTCAAAATGTAGTTTTAAGTTCTAGTTTATTTACAAATTAAATAACTAGAACTATTATTAGTCTAACAACTTCGTGTTACACGAAGTCAAGAGATGTGTACCAATTTTATAGGGGGGATTAGATGTATACTGTTAAAGAAGTAGCTAAGATGTTAGATATAACAGAACATACTGTACGATTTTATACTGATAAGGGGTTAGTTCCAAGTTTAAAACGGGATAAAAATAATAATCGATTATTCGATCAAGATTCTGTGAACTGGCTAAAAGGTGCTAAGGCTTTAAAGAAAGCTGGCATGTCAGTTGAAGCAATAAAAAACTATGTAGATTTGTGTTTAAAAGGAGATGAAACGGTAATAAAGCGTTATGAAATTATATTGGAGCAAAAAGATGTGGCATTAAAAAAGCTTGAAGAAGCTAAAGAAATAGCAGCATTATTGGAAAAGAAGGCTGCACGGTATCTGGACATTATCAACCAGGAAATGCCTGATCATATGAATCCAGCGAAATGGGGAGATAATAATAACAAGAACGAAAAGGAAATAGAAGTAATACCTAAATAACATAAGTAATACTAAATAATTGTTAGAACATTTAGGAACATAATTTCAAGTAAGAAAATAGTACTACAATTAAGTAAATTGATTAGTCTATTGGAAATCTTTATAAGAGTGATTACTTATAGTGTTATTATATGTAATCACTCTTTTTATATTTGAAAGAACTTGCTCGAAAACAATATTTTTAATTTTTATGGCGTCATTGAGAAGGCGTAGGATGGAATTTATTCTAAATTTCTTTCTAATAATATTTCAATTTGTTTTTCCATTACTTGAGGTGGGTATGGCATCTCATTAGTGAACCACCATTCGACAACTTGTACATAAGCTGCCCCAAAAAATTGAAGTATAACGTCTTCACTTAGACCAAGATTCTTTCCGTCTAAAGTTATATCCCAACCGTTTTTAATATCCTCAATAACAAACTCTAAAAATCGTTTACGAAAAAAAGGAGCTCCTTTACTATTTAACATCATGGAAAAGAAGAGATAGTTATCCCTGAAATATTCAAACCAGCTTACAACCTCATTCTCTTCAGATGCTGAATCACATATTTCTCGTAGCTCATGTATATGTTCTTCAATAAGTTTATCAATTAGATCAAACTTATCCAGATAATGAAGGTAAAAGGTTTTTCTGCTAATATCTGCTTGATCGACAATGTTTTGAACTGTAATTTGATCAAAACTATTTTCAGACATTAAATCAATTAGTGCTTTTTTTATTGCCTTTTTAGATTTGATTATTCTTCTATCGACTTTAGTCATGTGTGGAAACACCAATCTTTCTTAAAAGTAATTACACATTATTATAAAACTTGTGTATTAACACACAAATTTAGGATATATGGGAATTGCAGTCATTTTATTTCTCTATATAATTATACACAGTTGTCTCCTATTATACCATTGTAACTTTTTATCTTTTTAATTCATAATAGGGAGTCAACCTATCTAAAGTTATAGTTTTATTATAATAAAAGGAAAGGAAGAATTATTATGTCAAAAATTCAGGATAAAGTAGTAATTATTACTGGTGTTTCTAGTGGAATTGGTGAAGCTACTGCAAAAGAACTTGCTTTTAGAGGAGCAAAGGTAGTTATGGCCGCTAGAAGAGAAGAAAGATTAAAAACAATCCAAGAAGATATAAAAAATAATGGAGGGGAAGCTCGCTATAAAGTAACAGATGTTTCCTCACATCAACAAATGGAGGAATTAGCTGACTATGCTTTAAAGGAGTTTGGCAAAATTGATGTATTGATTAATAATGCAGGGGTAATGCCATTGTCACCTGTACATGAGAATAAAATTAAAGAGTGGGATACGATGATTGATGTAAACATTAAAGGTGTACTTTATGGTATTTCCGCTGTTCTTCCGTTTATGAGAGAAAGGAAAGAGGGGCATATTATTAATGTATCATCGGTAGCTGGTCATTTAGTCTTTCCATCCAGCTCAGTGTATAGTGGTACAAAATTTGCTGTACGAGCTATTACAGAAGGACTACGTCAAGAGGAATGTATGAATAATATACGTACAACTATAATTTGCCCAGGTTCTGTTGCTACAGAATTAACTGACCACATTTCGGATGAAGAATTAAAAACATCTATAAAAAAACAAAGTGAAATTGCTATTGACCCAGCTAACATTGCTCGTGCAATTGGATTTGCAATTGAGCAGCCATCAGATGTAGCTATTAATGAGTTAATTATTCGTCCTACAATTCAAGAACTATGATAATAACAAAAATAATCGTAACACTATTTGGTATTCTTTACACCACATCTTATAATGTAAATTCTTATAGGAGATGATTACTTGGATAAACAAAATAAACTGTTGATAATAATATTAACAATAGGAGTATTTGGTCTTTTAACTACTGAAATGGGAATCACCGGAATATTACCAACACTAGCAGAACATTTCAATATTAGTATATCCAAAGCGGGCCTTCTAGTTAGTCTCTTTGCACTTGCTGTTGCTATCTCTGGACCGACTTTACCAATATTGTTCTCAGGAATTAATCGTAAAACGGTTATGTTACTGGTACTTGGAATATTTGTTATAGGTAACATTGTTTCAATGTTCGCACCAAACTTTACTGTATTGCTAGTTGCTCGTGTTATACCTGCCTTTTTTCATCCAATTTATTGTTCTTTGGCTTTGACAGTTGCGGCTACTTCCGTAAGTAGGGAAGAAGCACCGAAAGCTGTTTCAAAAGTAATTATGGGTGTTACTGCAGGAATGATACTTGGTGTACCAATTACCAATTTTATTGCTAGTCAGACATCTATAGAGATGTCAATGTTATTTTTTGCATTAGTTAATGCTATTGCTTTTATGGCTACATTGATTTTCGTTCCATCGTTGCCTGTTAAAGAAAGGTTGTCTTATGGAACACAATTAGGAGTATTGAAAAAGCCGTTAGTATGGTTAGCGATCTCTACCGTAATATTTATTGGATCTGCAACTTCTAGCATTAATAGTTTTATTGCAGAGTATCTCGGATCTGTAACAAATATATCTGGAAATACTTTAACTTTGGCATTATTTATTTTAGGGGTTTCTAGTCTGATAGGTAACCTTGCTGGAGGAAATTTACTTACTAAAAATGCAGTAAAAACCGCCATGTATTTTCCTGTTCTGTTAATAGTAGTTCATATATTGTCCTTTTTTACAGGAACGTCAACTATTCCTATGATGATAACAATTTTTTTATGGGGAATTTTATTTGCAATATCCAATAATGTTAGTCAGTTTTGGATTACCTCAGCGGCTCCAGAAGCTCCTGATTTTGCGAATGGTCTGTTTTTAGCTTGTGGTAATTTAGGGATAACAATTGGGACTGCTGTTGGTGGATTTTTCATATCAGGTATGGGAACTCAATATATCGTATTAGGAGGAATTATATTCCTAATATTGAGCTTTGTTTCTATTCTACTAAGAAGTTATATGTATAACATGAAAAATCAGTCTGTATAGTTAGTAGTTGCAATGCACTTTAACTAAAACATCTGACTTAATATATAAAGAATCGCCTTTAACTCAACATTTATCATTGTATTGATTCACTTTTAATAAAGTAATAGCTGTTAGTTCCTACTTATGGAATCTAAAAAACATATACCGTAACTTTAATTCGGATTACATGTAGGATTACTATTGCTTTAACAAGTTTAGTTAGAAAAATATTTTTATAATGAGGAGGACTTTGTATGCAAAAAGTTATTTTAAACAATGGTGTGAAAATGCCACTCTTAGGTTTTGGTGTGTTCCAAGTTCCAGATTTAGCACAATGTGAACAGGTAGTAGCAGATGCAATTGACGCTGGCTATCGTCTAATTGATACAGCAGCAGCCTATATGAATGAAGAAGCAGTTGGTGCTGCCATTAAAAAAAGCGGAATTTCACGAGAAGAACTTTTTATTACTACAAAACTTTGGGTGCAAGACCAAGGTTATGAGAATGCAAAAAAGGCATTTAATGTCTCATTAGATAAACTAGGACTCGATTATCTTGATTTATATCTCATTCATCAACCTTTTGGAGATTATTATGGTTCCTGGAGAGCAATGGAAGAACTCTATGAAGAAGGCAAGATTCGTGCTATCGGAGTTTCTAACTTCTATCCAGATCGTCTGGTTGATTTAATTAAAAACAATAAAATTGTACCCGCTGTAAATCAAGTAGAAACACACCCATTCTTCCAACAGAACATAGCTAAGGAAGTAATGAAGGAATATGGTGTTCAACTACAATCATGGGGACCTTTTGCAGAGGGACAAAAGAATATCTTCCAAAATGGAGTACTTACTGAAATTGGAGAGCAATATGGAAAGACGGTGGCACAAGT
This genomic window contains:
- a CDS encoding SDR family oxidoreductase; translation: MSKIQDKVVIITGVSSGIGEATAKELAFRGAKVVMAARREERLKTIQEDIKNNGGEARYKVTDVSSHQQMEELADYALKEFGKIDVLINNAGVMPLSPVHENKIKEWDTMIDVNIKGVLYGISAVLPFMRERKEGHIINVSSVAGHLVFPSSSVYSGTKFAVRAITEGLRQEECMNNIRTTIICPGSVATELTDHISDEELKTSIKKQSEIAIDPANIARAIGFAIEQPSDVAINELIIRPTIQEL
- a CDS encoding aldo/keto reductase → MQKVILNNGVKMPLLGFGVFQVPDLAQCEQVVADAIDAGYRLIDTAAAYMNEEAVGAAIKKSGISREELFITTKLWVQDQGYENAKKAFNVSLDKLGLDYLDLYLIHQPFGDYYGSWRAMEELYEEGKIRAIGVSNFYPDRLVDLIKNNKIVPAVNQVETHPFFQQNIAKEVMKEYGVQLQSWGPFAEGQKNIFQNGVLTEIGEQYGKTVAQVILRWHLQRGVVTIPKSVHQERIVENFNIWDFTLSDEDMSKIALMDIGKSEIVDHFSADMAKMLNEWRIHE
- a CDS encoding NAD(P)/FAD-dependent oxidoreductase, which translates into the protein MIGNFKINHEKQSAIVVGASLSGLMTAIALSRTGINVTILERASVERRNGAGLQVDSGEIDQTKTAKFLRSLASGGIKSAEAWTSIEFRLRKEALANPRIDLHYNTRIQTVNQDENSAWVVTDKGETFLGDIVIGADGHRSIVRRHVAPHNPNATFAGYLIWVGIVDEKDIPNEYRPSLYAPRFVMPDGIGDFLLGSIVGAEDGSYELGNRRLGWAWYDNTRNDLLRELGCVDGMVVKHSLNGTDIPEQTLIELVNQANQRWEQPWLSAINHSIKTRNLTGIPIAEYVPDNLARGRIALVGDAAHVLTPLTAKGFNSSLRDADTLASCIEMGIKGNSANVALQEYESRRLKIVRQMVQSGQSFSRSFGRK
- a CDS encoding TetR-like C-terminal domain-containing protein; this translates as MTKVDRRIIKSKKAIKKALIDLMSENSFDQITVQNIVDQADISRKTFYLHYLDKFDLIDKLIEEHIHELREICDSASEENEVVSWFEYFRDNYLFFSMMLNSKGAPFFRKRFLEFVIEDIKNGWDITLDGKNLGLSEDVILQFFGAAYVQVVEWWFTNEMPYPPQVMEKQIEILLERNLE
- a CDS encoding MerR family transcriptional regulator, producing the protein MYTVKEVAKMLDITEHTVRFYTDKGLVPSLKRDKNNNRLFDQDSVNWLKGAKALKKAGMSVEAIKNYVDLCLKGDETVIKRYEIILEQKDVALKKLEEAKEIAALLEKKAARYLDIINQEMPDHMNPAKWGDNNNKNEKEIEVIPK
- a CDS encoding PTS sugar transporter subunit IIC, yielding MLVEAILIAVVTYLAKFFSLSFANLQMRPIILGPIVGLVLGDFQQGIIIGAALEAVFLGIFGVGGSLPSDTEMGAIIGTSFAILMSKDVGAAVALAVPVGLISVFIYQLIKIVWHNAVVSIVDKSIENGNNRRFEQIHIFAVIVFGIPYAIISFIAILVGVEPINNLMNNLPQVVNDFLTIASRLLPALGFGLLLKSLWDKEIIAFYFLGFGLAAYLGLDTMGIALFGTVVAVVYAMNYFNKQKLEQKLRLAGESSSLQTNESAKNNNTVDDFFN
- a CDS encoding family 43 glycosylhydrolase — translated: MKPNRKDCRDMTLFEENGKGYLIHSSDFNKTLYISELTDDFLDVSGLYTKILVDQEREAPAIFKANNYYFTITSGCSGWSPNAALYSRTPHLFSPAKLIDNPCEGPNYRSTFNGQGTFVFEDKGELFFMVDHWVPKNLRDSGYSILPIKVNNREITVSWTETPFSRD
- the rpoN gene encoding RNA polymerase factor sigma-54, coding for MRIELNLGQKQSQKLIMTQSLQQSIEILRFSNEELNEFLQEKSLENPFLDVNIVSDFVNVPVRSSNQNASHSKEPIDIYHIKDKNISLRDYLISQINLEFDDTFLRKIILYLTENLDANGYLDINLEEAQQQTAASIEILTKALSLLQQLDPPGVGARNLQECLLLQVQRIGEKSPPCTYEILKDNFDDFVHKRWAKIAEIYRLELNKIQKIADFIRNLSPYPGGNFGEVDKNYIVPDVIVHIENNNITLSSNKSGKQKIIFRSKYFDKISKLKDEEVQTYLKEKKDDFDLLQKNIIQRDNTILRVSNEIVNIQHEFFLNPSNPLKALKLKDIAKKLELHESTVSRAVNGKYLQTNFGVFELKYFFNAGLAQKNVKEDISTAKIKQRIKEFVKEENKRKPLSDQKIVELIKKEGIQISRRAIAKYREELNIPSSTNRRRYD
- a CDS encoding PTS sugar transporter subunit IIB; amino-acid sequence: MNKLIRIDERLIHGQVAFLWTKHLNLDRILVANDSVADNEIQKTSLIMAAGDRVKASIVKVKEAVEILNDERIDKLKVLVLVNNPEDALYICENATNIPKVNVGNYGRVSGKIKEKKAVTENLYVEDNDINTFKKIIDLKIPLEYQLVPDNTPLDLTSKF
- a CDS encoding PTS system mannose/fructose/sorbose family transporter subunit IID — its product is MAKKMKAKNNNIAPEEKKILKKVFWRSLTQSAEMNYVKMQGIGYGFASIPFLKHIYKDNKEEYYKALERSSSYFNTYPGFVPFIMGVTLSMEKENSVKKIDNMDETVNGIKVGLMGPLAGLGDSFFMGTLRVIVTGISLSLATAGNILGPILFFLLFHIPFFFVRYFGTFIGYSVGATYIKTATESGLLKAVTKGATILGLIMVGAMTFLNVPFTLGFTTTISGQEFVLQDILDKIMKGILPLSLVWYCTHLLRKGKSGNFVLMIIVVLSAILAVLGIAV
- a CDS encoding aldo/keto reductase encodes the protein MEYTKLGNTGLDVSRICLGTMGFGDPKGWVHPWALDEDNSRPIIKKAIELGINFFDTANVYSNGISEEIIGRALKDYANRDEVVIATKVYNQMHQGPNGKGLSRKSIMSEIDKSLKRLETDYVDLYIIHRWDYDTPIEETMEALNDVVKSGKARYIGASAMFAWQFQKALYVAEKNGWTKFVSMQNHLNLIYREDEREMLPLCKEEKIGVTPYSPLASGRLTRDWSEKTHRSETDRVQKIKYDSTAEADKEIVEQVSLIAKKYGVPRSHIALAWLLQKEQVTSPIVGATKISHLQDALGSLSVKLTTEDIALLEKPYVPHPISGHN
- a CDS encoding MFS transporter, which encodes MDKQNKLLIIILTIGVFGLLTTEMGITGILPTLAEHFNISISKAGLLVSLFALAVAISGPTLPILFSGINRKTVMLLVLGIFVIGNIVSMFAPNFTVLLVARVIPAFFHPIYCSLALTVAATSVSREEAPKAVSKVIMGVTAGMILGVPITNFIASQTSIEMSMLFFALVNAIAFMATLIFVPSLPVKERLSYGTQLGVLKKPLVWLAISTVIFIGSATSSINSFIAEYLGSVTNISGNTLTLALFILGVSSLIGNLAGGNLLTKNAVKTAMYFPVLLIVVHILSFFTGTSTIPMMITIFLWGILFAISNNVSQFWITSAAPEAPDFANGLFLACGNLGITIGTAVGGFFISGMGTQYIVLGGIIFLILSFVSILLRSYMYNMKNQSV